GTCCAGGCCGCCCGTGGCGCCGCCGCCGAAGTCGCTCGTGCGGGTGCTCTGGCTGTGCACGGTCGCGAAGGCCGGATTGTCGTGCCAGGCGCCTTCGGCGGCCAGGGGATCGAAGAGCTGGCCCGGACCGGGGCTGCGCAGGAGTTGCCAGGCCGGCTCGGCGGCCGTGTAGAGATTGAAGTCGCCGCAGACGAGTACGGCGCGGCCGGCCGGCAGCGCGTCCAGGCTGGCGCGCAGGACGAGGCACTCCTCGTATCGCCGCTGCTCCTCGCTGCTCCCCTGGCTGGCCTTCAGGTGCAGGTTGTAGACGCGCAGCGTGTCGCCCGAGGCGGCGAGGCGCAGATCCCACCAGTCGATGTCGCGCAGGGCCGTGTCCAGCCAGCCGGCGGCGAGCACGCTGGCGCAGTCCGCGCGCAGGAAGAGGGCGCGGTCGGTATCGAAGCCATCGTGGAAGGGCGCGGCGCTCCAGGCCCCCGGGGCCAGCGGCTCCAGGACCTGGGCGAGGAACTGGTCGACGCCACTCTGGCCCAGCATCTCCTGGACGAGGAGCAGGTCCGGCGCCGCGGCGGCGAGGACGGTCTGGAAGTGGGGGGCGCGCGCGGCGCCCGTGCTGCCCGGGTAGTTCAGCAGGTTGTGGCTGACGAGGCGGACTTGGCCTGCCTGCGCGGCTGCTGCCAGCGCGGTCAGGAGGAGGAGGGCCAGTCGAGCGCCTTGGCGGGAGGCTGCCATCCGCGCTTTTTCCTTTCGCCGGGGGCGGCTTCCCCTCCATTCTAGCATGAGCGCCGGCGGGGCCGAAGCGGCATCTCGCCCGCCTGCTTGCGCTTGAGAGGTTCCGATGCGACGCCTTCGCGCCCTCGCCCCCTGGCTCGCCCTCGCTGCACTGCTCGCGCGGGCACCGGGGCTCGCGGCCGCGCCGCTGCCGGCGGTCCAGGTGGAGAGCGAGGCGCCGGACAGCGCCCTGGCCGCGGAGCTGGGGCGTCTGA
The sequence above is a segment of the bacterium genome. Coding sequences within it:
- a CDS encoding T9SS type A sorting domain-containing protein; this encodes MAASRQGARLALLLLTALAAAAQAGQVRLVSHNLLNYPGSTGAARAPHFQTVLAAAAPDLLLVQEMLGQSGVDQFLAQVLEPLAPGAWSAAPFHDGFDTDRALFLRADCASVLAAGWLDTALRDIDWWDLRLAASGDTLRVYNLHLKASQGSSEEQRRYEECLVLRASLDALPAGRAVLVCGDFNLYTAAEPAWQLLRSPGPGQLFDPLAAEGAWHDNPAFATVHSQSTRTSDFGGGATGGLDDRFDFLLPGAALLDGLGLELEPASYLTLGNDGAHLNLSIVTGVNGAVSAEVAQALHEASDHLPLCVDLSWSESTAVAELPTAARLDVWPNPFNPTTRLRFRLPLAGPARLEIFDPQGRRVARLFAGEAPAGSLAVDWQAGSLPAGLYLAILSQDGRPVARSKLVLLR